One Microbacter margulisiae genomic window carries:
- a CDS encoding IS5 family transposase produces MYLVLDKDTINKEIVPFIPVPKRGFRTKCDIAEIVNCILYKLKTGCQWHMLPVKSLFSNVVLHYKTVFGYFRTWCKSGVLQQIWFGLLNKYRASLDMSSVDLDGSHTPALRGGEQVAYQGRKKRKTTNALYLTDRQGIPLAISDPIEGNHNDLHQIKERFTDIIDSLNNSDIRVDGLFLNADAGFDSAEFREFCSSHEIIPNIAINWRNAAHTDDIFFDELLYQQRYCIERTNAWMDSFRSLLNRFDVTCSSWQSFNLIAFIVILLKKITKQKKSR; encoded by the coding sequence ATGTACTTAGTACTCGACAAAGATACAATAAATAAAGAAATAGTGCCATTCATCCCTGTACCCAAGAGAGGGTTCAGGACAAAGTGTGATATCGCCGAGATTGTTAACTGCATATTGTACAAATTAAAAACAGGTTGTCAATGGCATATGTTGCCCGTTAAAAGTTTATTTTCTAATGTCGTATTGCATTATAAGACTGTTTTCGGTTATTTTCGTACATGGTGTAAATCAGGAGTGTTACAACAAATCTGGTTTGGTTTATTGAATAAATACAGAGCCTCATTGGACATGTCCAGTGTTGATTTGGATGGCAGCCATACCCCCGCATTACGTGGAGGAGAACAGGTTGCTTATCAGGGTCGGAAGAAAAGGAAGACTACCAATGCTCTTTATCTTACAGACAGACAAGGTATCCCATTGGCCATATCAGACCCGATAGAAGGGAATCACAATGATTTACATCAAATTAAAGAACGTTTTACCGACATTATTGATTCGCTGAATAACTCCGATATAAGAGTTGATGGTCTTTTTCTTAATGCCGATGCAGGTTTTGACTCTGCGGAGTTCAGAGAATTCTGTTCTTCCCATGAAATAATACCCAACATCGCTATTAACTGGCGTAACGCAGCACATACGGATGATATATTCTTCGATGAATTGCTCTATCAGCAACGCTATTGCATAGAAAGAACCAATGCATGGATGGATAGTTTCAGATCTCTATTGAACAGATTTGATGTTACTTGCTCCAGTTGGCAAAGCTTTAACCTTATCGCTTTTATCGTGATACTACTTAAGAAAATTACTAAACAGAAAAAGTCAAGATGA
- a CDS encoding outer membrane beta-barrel family protein produces MTPLTNHSCKRCLLLLFVFNSLMIWSQVELRGKVVTTHHQGVDFAEIDLLKDSTFVKQALSDTDGTFTIAIKKGRYDLQVRQWGKLLKDTTLLLEHNVNIGDIFIDPTQMLHEVVVEGHQNLFERKPDRLVFNVANSIISTGGDALDALRVTPMLQVTDDQISMIAKSNLMVMVDDRVIPLSGQDLISYLKTIPSSSIKSIEVITTPPAKYEAEGNSGIINIVLKKNRTDSWNLNLQGAYTQATYPAGNIGADFNYKKGKLSLYSNVTTGLGKGVDKMKNIIYYPNETWVLTAPLKGSYKYVGEDIGIDYAMTKMWTIGADYFGHISTNPLMKNNVLTTVYNPDNTIDELMNSTRSRYGTHNLNAINVHSIHRLDTLGKKISFDFDYFVYNSTDSMSNIGNSSYANQAIIPDSYYAIMNRNKGNVINYSAKIDVTLPYSWINLDFGGEASFTNNNNDYIFYDNTTGQPVVDNTQTNTFHYRENIQAAYLSASKKLSKVLNAQAGLRLENTETQGYSQTLNQTNNHNYLKLFPTCYLTYQLDGDKSIALSYSRRINRPDYYLLNPYKSYFSAYDYSEGNPFLLPSFSNNVDLSVTTDHFVHDLWYSSFAGDIYTFPFVDPTTQMIRNYPVNCINYYSTGISESFTFNKLWWWNSYNNAVCYYIRKRATIPEAMPLLHKVSGNFTTNNDFILNSS; encoded by the coding sequence ATGACCCCATTAACCAATCATTCCTGCAAGCGCTGTTTGCTACTGCTCTTCGTATTCAATAGCCTGATGATCTGGAGCCAGGTTGAGTTACGGGGCAAAGTCGTAACTACCCATCACCAGGGCGTCGATTTCGCAGAGATCGACCTGTTGAAAGACAGCACCTTTGTCAAACAGGCCCTGTCCGATACCGATGGAACCTTCACGATAGCCATTAAAAAAGGACGATATGACCTGCAGGTCAGGCAATGGGGAAAGCTATTGAAAGACACCACGCTACTATTGGAGCACAATGTCAATATAGGCGACATCTTCATAGATCCCACCCAAATGCTGCACGAAGTCGTAGTAGAAGGTCACCAAAACCTGTTTGAACGTAAGCCTGACCGACTGGTCTTCAATGTCGCCAATTCCATCATCAGCACAGGCGGCGACGCCCTGGACGCTTTACGCGTCACGCCCATGCTGCAAGTGACAGACGACCAGATCAGCATGATAGCCAAAAGTAACCTGATGGTTATGGTAGACGACCGCGTTATCCCCCTCAGCGGCCAAGACCTGATCAGCTACCTGAAAACCATCCCTTCATCCAGCATCAAAAGCATAGAAGTCATCACGACCCCGCCGGCCAAATACGAAGCAGAAGGCAACAGCGGGATCATCAACATTGTGCTGAAGAAAAACCGGACGGATTCCTGGAACCTTAATTTACAGGGAGCTTACACTCAGGCTACTTACCCGGCTGGCAATATCGGAGCTGACTTTAACTATAAGAAGGGTAAGCTGTCCCTCTATTCAAATGTTACAACAGGCTTAGGAAAAGGAGTTGACAAAATGAAAAATATCATTTACTATCCCAATGAGACATGGGTGTTAACAGCACCTCTTAAAGGAAGCTATAAGTATGTTGGTGAAGACATCGGCATTGATTATGCTATGACAAAAATGTGGACAATAGGAGCAGACTATTTTGGCCATATCTCTACCAATCCACTTATGAAGAACAATGTTTTAACGACTGTTTATAATCCTGATAATACGATAGATGAATTGATGAATAGTACACGAAGCAGATATGGTACCCATAATTTAAATGCAATAAATGTTCATAGTATACATCGTCTGGATACATTAGGCAAAAAGATATCCTTTGATTTTGATTACTTTGTATATAATAGTACTGATTCAATGAGTAATATCGGAAATAGCAGTTATGCAAACCAAGCTATAATCCCTGATTCCTATTACGCCATAATGAACCGGAATAAAGGGAACGTAATCAACTATTCGGCTAAGATCGATGTGACGTTACCCTATTCATGGATTAACCTTGATTTTGGCGGAGAGGCATCCTTTACCAATAACAATAACGACTATATTTTTTATGACAATACGACAGGACAGCCGGTGGTGGATAACACCCAGACCAATACCTTCCACTATCGGGAGAACATTCAGGCAGCCTATCTGTCAGCCAGCAAAAAGCTCTCTAAGGTATTGAACGCCCAGGCCGGGTTACGGCTTGAAAACACAGAGACCCAGGGCTATTCCCAAACGCTGAACCAGACAAACAACCATAACTACCTCAAGCTGTTCCCCACCTGCTACCTGACCTACCAACTGGACGGTGACAAGTCTATTGCATTAAGTTACAGCCGCAGAATTAATCGACCAGATTATTATCTTTTGAATCCCTACAAGTCATATTTCAGTGCATATGATTATAGTGAGGGAAATCCTTTTCTGCTCCCTTCGTTTTCCAACAATGTAGACCTGTCGGTCACAACGGATCATTTCGTGCATGACTTGTGGTACAGCAGTTTCGCAGGGGACATCTACACATTCCCTTTTGTTGATCCAACCACCCAAATGATACGTAACTACCCCGTAAATTGTATTAATTACTACAGTACGGGTATTTCCGAGTCCTTCACATTTAATAAGTTATGGTGGTGGAACTCGTACAACAATGCCGTCTGTTATTATATCCGGAAGAGGGCGACGATACCCGAGGCCATGCCATTACTCCACAAGGTGAGCGGAAATTTTACCACCAACAACGATTTCATACTGAATTCGTCTTGA
- a CDS encoding outer membrane beta-barrel family protein yields the protein MHNPLTNHSCRRCLLLLFVFNSLVIWSQVELRGKVVTPNHQGVDFAEIDLLKDSTFVKQALSDTDGTFTIAIKKGRYDLQVRQWGKLLKDTTLLLEHNINLGDIFIDPTQMLHEVIVEGHQNLFERKPDRLVFNVANSIISTGGDALDALRVTPMLQVTDDQISMIAKSNLMVMVDDRVIPLSGQDLISYLKTIPSSSIKSIEVITTPPAKYEAEGNSGIINIVLKKNRTDSWNLNLRGTYTQATYSNGNAGADFNYKKGRMSMYANVTIGDGIFFHQINNKIYYPTEIWAITMPYHDIVKYANADMGINYRMSNRWEIGAMYFGTLSTDHFNNNAIMTTVYNNTDNSIKEFMPAIINKDNPSSLHAVNLNSTIKLDTLGKKITVDMDYFINHSRDSISNWGNSLYPDQSMIPGSYYANMNRNKGNVINYSAKIDVTLPYSWASLDFGGEASFTNNNNDYIFYDNTTGQPVVDNTQTNTFRYRENIQAAYLSASKKLSKALSAQAGLRLENTETQGYSQTLNQTNNHNYLKLFPTCYLTYQLGGDKSIALSYSRRISRPSYNALNPFRFYINSYDYAEGNPFLLPSFSNNVDLSVTTDHFVHDFWYSNFTGDITQFPFIDPTTQVIRYYPENCINYYSTGVSESFTYNKLWWWNSYNNAVCYYIRKRATIPEATMPLLHKVSGNFTTNNDFILNKKRTLMLNLGFYYEFPYLEAYDNVDATWYAYAGIKMLLLKEKLTLSLTANDIFRTDYIKTTIISNNLQCVYDHYNDTQYLRLAVSYRFGNKLVRVEKRNVSNEDERERAR from the coding sequence ATGCATAATCCATTGACCAATCATTCCTGCAGGCGCTGTTTGCTACTGCTCTTTGTATTCAATAGCCTGGTGATCTGGAGTCAGGTGGAGTTGCGGGGCAAAGTCGTAACCCCAAACCACCAGGGCGTCGATTTCGCAGAGATCGACCTGTTGAAAGACAGCACCTTTGTCAAACAGGCCCTGTCCGATACCGATGGAACCTTCACGATAGCCATTAAAAAAGGACGATATGACCTGCAGGTCAGGCAATGGGGAAAGCTATTAAAAGATACCACACTACTATTGGAGCACAATATCAACCTAGGCGACATCTTCATAGACCCCACCCAAATGCTGCACGAAGTGATAGTAGAAGGTCACCAAAACCTGTTTGAACGCAAGCCTGACCGGCTGGTCTTCAATGTCGCCAATTCCATCATCAGCACAGGCGGCGACGCCCTGGACGCTTTACGCGTCACGCCCATGCTGCAAGTGACAGACGACCAGATCAGCATGATAGCCAAAAGTAACCTGATGGTTATGGTAGACGACCGCGTTATCCCCCTCAGCGGCCAAGACCTGATCAGCTACCTGAAAACCATCCCTTCATCCAGCATCAAAAGCATAGAAGTCATCACGACCCCGCCGGCCAAATACGAAGCAGAAGGCAACAGCGGGATCATCAACATTGTGCTGAAGAAAAACCGGACGGATTCCTGGAACCTTAATCTGCGGGGCACCTATACACAAGCTACCTATTCAAACGGCAATGCCGGGGCTGACTTTAACTACAAGAAGGGGAGGATGTCCATGTACGCTAATGTTACAATTGGAGATGGGATTTTTTTTCACCAGATAAACAACAAAATCTATTATCCTACTGAAATATGGGCGATTACAATGCCCTATCATGACATTGTCAAATATGCGAATGCAGACATGGGAATTAATTATAGAATGAGCAATCGATGGGAAATCGGGGCCATGTATTTCGGAACACTTTCGACAGATCATTTTAACAACAACGCTATCATGACTACGGTTTATAATAATACGGATAATTCGATAAAAGAATTTATGCCTGCCATAATAAACAAAGATAACCCAAGCAGCCTCCATGCTGTGAATCTGAACAGTACGATCAAACTCGATACGCTGGGAAAGAAAATAACGGTTGACATGGATTATTTTATCAACCACAGCCGTGATTCCATCAGCAATTGGGGAAACAGCCTCTATCCGGACCAAAGTATGATCCCCGGTTCCTATTATGCCAATATGAACCGGAATAAAGGGAACGTAATTAACTATTCGGCCAAGATCGATGTGACGTTACCCTATTCATGGGCCAGCCTTGACTTTGGCGGAGAAGCATCCTTTACCAACAACAATAACGACTATATTTTTTACGACAACACGACAGGACAGCCGGTGGTGGACAACACCCAAACCAATACCTTCCGCTATCGGGAGAACATCCAGGCAGCCTATCTGTCAGCCAGCAAGAAGCTCTCTAAGGCATTGAGCGCCCAGGCCGGACTACGGCTGGAAAACACGGAGACCCAGGGCTATTCCCAAACGTTAAACCAGACAAACAACCATAATTACCTCAAGCTGTTCCCCACCTGCTACCTGACCTACCAACTGGGTGGTGACAAATCTATCGCATTAAGTTACAGCCGCAGGATTAGCCGGCCTTCCTATAATGCCCTGAATCCTTTCAGGTTTTATATCAATTCCTATGATTATGCCGAGGGAAATCCCTTCCTGCTTCCTTCTTTTTCCAATAATGTAGACCTGTCGGTCACGACGGATCATTTCGTGCATGATTTTTGGTATAGCAATTTCACAGGAGATATAACCCAATTCCCTTTTATTGATCCTACCACCCAAGTGATACGTTATTATCCGGAGAATTGCATTAATTACTACAGCACAGGTGTTTCCGAATCCTTCACGTATAATAAATTATGGTGGTGGAACTCGTACAACAATGCCGTCTGTTATTATATCCGGAAGAGGGCGACGATACCCGAGGCCACTATGCCATTGCTCCACAAGGTAAGCGGAAACTTCACTACCAATAACGATTTTATACTCAATAAAAAAAGAACCCTGATGCTCAATCTCGGTTTCTATTATGAATTCCCTTATTTAGAGGCTTACGATAACGTGGACGCCACCTGGTATGCCTATGCAGGGATTAAGATGCTTCTATTAAAGGAGAAACTGACTCTGTCATTAACGGCAAACGATATATTCAGGACAGATTATATAAAAACTACTATCATCTCAAATAATCTCCAATGTGTGTATGACCATTATAATGATACGCAGTATTTACGTTTGGCGGTAAGCTACAGATTCGGGAATAAGCTTGTCCGGGTAGAAAAGCGTAATGTAAGCAATGAAGATGAACGGGAAAGAGCAAGATAA
- a CDS encoding carboxypeptidase-like regulatory domain-containing protein, protein MKSLTVFLMTFCFCFHLWAADRADPLERIIHLPKQKTTVYNWLNEIGDMAGYNFIYDSKLVANDRPVKLPAEDCSVRDAVYKVLGSTVFLLKVVEKYIVIDRPASPKESVTVPVQEKDTLQPIVVSGAVYDKLDNMPVADCAVTIYGTGIGTVANSNGQFMLKIPYDMRREQLRISHLGYETQQLPILLFHSNPRNIYLTERIIPMQEVIVRMVNPRKIVDEVLQFRAQNYPVKPYYLTTFYREGIEKRKTLLTLTESVFKVYKTSCLNPPASDQMKLLKMRKITNESVRDTFLLKMKAGPDATLLLDIIKSVPDFLQIDDDNQFNYSKIDMTVYDSHLAHVVAFEQKENEDEPLYTGKLYIDAQNAALLHAEFEINPKYINKAEYLFIAHRGRNVRIHPQQVIYNVSYKELNGKYYINYIRGDLYFKMKTKHQLFYSPFHIFLEMATCSIDTLNAKPFPRSERLKTTNIFSDTDFQYDAGFWGNFNIILPNEQLNEAISKIAAKVEEADEGTIK, encoded by the coding sequence ATGAAATCCCTGACGGTTTTTTTGATGACGTTCTGTTTTTGTTTCCACCTTTGGGCGGCAGATAGGGCAGACCCTCTGGAACGCATCATTCATTTGCCTAAACAAAAGACTACCGTTTATAACTGGCTTAATGAGATCGGCGATATGGCCGGATATAACTTCATTTACGACAGTAAACTGGTTGCCAATGATCGTCCGGTGAAATTGCCGGCAGAGGATTGTTCCGTGCGGGATGCCGTTTATAAGGTGTTGGGTAGTACTGTTTTTTTACTGAAAGTAGTAGAAAAATATATCGTTATCGACAGGCCTGCTTCTCCCAAAGAATCAGTAACCGTCCCTGTACAGGAGAAAGATACATTGCAACCCATTGTAGTGAGCGGAGCAGTCTATGATAAACTGGATAATATGCCGGTTGCCGATTGTGCTGTTACTATTTATGGAACAGGAATTGGAACAGTGGCTAATAGCAACGGGCAGTTTATGCTGAAGATTCCCTATGACATGCGAAGGGAACAGTTGCGCATTTCGCATCTTGGTTATGAAACCCAGCAGCTTCCGATATTGTTATTTCATTCAAATCCGCGTAATATTTATCTTACCGAACGCATTATTCCCATGCAGGAAGTGATTGTGCGCATGGTGAACCCCCGCAAAATTGTGGACGAAGTGTTGCAATTTCGTGCCCAAAACTATCCGGTGAAACCTTATTACCTTACCACATTTTATCGCGAAGGCATCGAAAAACGTAAAACTTTACTTACGTTGACCGAATCTGTTTTTAAGGTTTACAAAACCTCTTGCTTGAATCCTCCTGCAAGTGATCAGATGAAGTTGCTGAAAATGCGCAAAATAACCAACGAATCGGTGCGGGATACTTTTCTCCTGAAAATGAAAGCCGGCCCTGACGCTACATTACTGTTGGATATCATTAAGAGCGTTCCCGATTTTTTGCAGATTGATGATGACAATCAGTTTAATTACAGCAAAATAGATATGACAGTGTATGATTCTCATCTGGCTCATGTGGTGGCATTTGAGCAAAAAGAGAATGAAGATGAACCGCTATATACCGGCAAATTATATATTGATGCTCAGAATGCTGCTCTCCTTCATGCAGAGTTTGAAATTAATCCCAAATATATCAACAAAGCAGAATATCTGTTTATCGCTCATCGTGGACGGAATGTCAGGATTCATCCGCAACAGGTGATTTATAATGTTTCCTACAAGGAACTGAACGGAAAGTATTATATCAACTACATACGGGGCGATTTGTATTTTAAAATGAAGACTAAACACCAGCTTTTCTATAGTCCATTCCATATTTTTCTGGAGATGGCAACATGTTCTATCGATACGCTTAATGCTAAGCCATTTCCCCGAAGCGAACGCCTGAAAACTACCAATATCTTTTCGGATACCGATTTTCAATACGATGCCGGATTCTGGGGTAATTTCAATATTATCCTGCCTAATGAACAGCTAAATGAAGCTATTTCTAAAATTGCAGCCAAGGTAGAAGAGGCAGATGAGGGAACAATCAAATAA
- a CDS encoding FecR family protein: protein MMTSSKHKNQIPDTDAAWHLLHDRLHRDGLLEEQAVVVSYARRYIALRWVAAAFIALCIGTFFLIYLTHRSGSVPLLAVQNGETEGVLVKTLEDGSTVYLGKNALLHYPSHFGTQKREVSLTGNAVFDIARNPAKPFVIETQNVQVEVLGTAFNLDAASNGQFRLTVLRGKVKVSDRKNGETVFVTAGECVNEQGSRFYKTFNQDPLLFSRFTSNLRFKDEPLVNVIRVINQISNHPVVLEDTSMQDEKLNVHFYNNNVESMTRVICLALHLQREFRQDTIFLRQ from the coding sequence ATGATGACCTCATCAAAACATAAGAATCAGATTCCCGATACGGATGCTGCATGGCATCTTTTGCACGACCGTCTTCACAGGGATGGATTGCTCGAAGAACAGGCAGTTGTGGTGTCGTATGCCCGGCGCTATATTGCTTTGCGATGGGTTGCGGCTGCATTTATTGCCTTATGTATTGGCACGTTTTTTCTGATCTACCTGACGCACCGTTCCGGTTCAGTACCTTTGCTTGCTGTACAGAACGGAGAAACGGAAGGGGTTCTGGTGAAAACACTTGAAGATGGGTCAACGGTATATTTGGGAAAGAATGCGTTGCTTCATTATCCTTCCCACTTTGGAACCCAAAAACGGGAAGTTTCATTGACAGGGAATGCCGTGTTTGATATTGCCCGAAATCCTGCAAAGCCTTTTGTTATTGAGACACAAAATGTTCAGGTGGAGGTTCTTGGTACTGCGTTCAATCTGGATGCGGCTTCAAACGGACAGTTCCGTCTCACCGTGCTGAGAGGGAAGGTGAAAGTGAGCGACAGGAAGAATGGAGAAACGGTATTTGTTACGGCAGGAGAATGTGTGAATGAGCAAGGATCACGTTTCTACAAAACGTTTAACCAGGATCCCTTGTTGTTTAGTCGTTTTACATCCAACCTGCGATTCAAGGATGAGCCACTGGTCAATGTTATTCGGGTGATCAATCAGATTTCAAATCATCCTGTTGTGCTTGAAGATACGTCGATGCAGGATGAAAAACTCAATGTACATTTTTATAACAACAACGTGGAGTCGATGACACGTGTCATTTGCCTGGCATTGCACCTGCAACGGGAGTTCAGGCAGGATACGATTTTCCTACGTCAGTAA
- a CDS encoding RNA polymerase sigma-70 factor, producing MLDDLFLIKRIKNDDIEAFEKLFRLYYAPLCRYADSFINDMPSAEELVQDLFYYVWKEREQVSIGISAKAYLYRATRNRAFHYLHHQQITENYRDALLAVASETDPVTPESELEYKELEQQLFEALQRLPERQRRVFCMNRFDGKTYNEIAPELSISVKTVEADMTKVLTILRKELKHFSNHNAYFNPT from the coding sequence ATGCTTGATGACCTGTTCCTGATAAAACGGATAAAAAATGACGACATAGAGGCCTTTGAAAAGCTGTTTCGGCTTTACTACGCGCCTCTGTGCCGTTATGCAGATTCTTTTATCAATGACATGCCGTCAGCGGAAGAACTGGTACAGGATCTTTTTTATTATGTCTGGAAAGAACGGGAGCAGGTATCCATAGGCATTTCCGCCAAAGCTTATCTATATAGGGCAACACGCAACAGAGCATTTCATTATCTGCACCACCAGCAGATCACAGAGAACTACCGGGATGCTTTGCTCGCAGTTGCTTCCGAAACAGATCCGGTAACACCCGAAAGCGAACTGGAATATAAAGAATTGGAACAACAGTTGTTTGAAGCTTTGCAACGATTACCCGAACGTCAGCGAAGAGTTTTTTGCATGAACCGGTTTGACGGAAAGACCTACAATGAAATTGCCCCTGAATTGTCTATTTCAGTAAAAACTGTGGAAGCTGACATGACCAAGGTCTTGACTATTCTCCGAAAAGAATTGAAACATTTTTCGAATCATAACGCCTATTTTAATCCGACATGA
- a CDS encoding carboxypeptidase-like regulatory domain-containing protein produces the protein MKTTDFARIVGIVLMLVLGSGLQAPAQNDDSFFTVSGVVKDGHNKKKLNYVMVSVPGTNVGTVTNSEGQFTLKIKHSLQAKEIEFSHLGYLNAHFEATDNVEGVTIFMEPTSKLLTEVTVRPDNARRLVEEAIDRIGDNYSKKPDLFSAFYRETVQKGRRYIQVAEAVINVYKTGYTQGIDRDRVRIFRGRKLLSPQKNDTLAVKLMGGPYFAVLLDVVKNPDILLDKETLGMYDFTMEEPVSINNRLQYVISFKPRVTMPYALYYGYFYIDRETLAFTQISFNLDMSDLNKATEVMLVKKPFGLHFRPYEFSFLVTYKQDQGVSYLNYIRTEAVFKCDWKRRLFSSKYTVVSEMVMTDRDDRDVKPFPFREAFTKNEAFSDKVGAFFDPDFWGAYNIIEPTESLENAVSKLKKAVLKNSETKK, from the coding sequence ATGAAAACAACTGATTTTGCCAGAATCGTCGGCATTGTATTGATGCTGGTTTTGGGAAGCGGGCTGCAAGCGCCTGCTCAGAACGACGACAGTTTCTTTACGGTTAGCGGAGTTGTGAAAGATGGCCATAACAAAAAGAAACTGAATTATGTAATGGTGTCCGTTCCTGGAACTAATGTGGGAACAGTGACAAACTCAGAGGGGCAGTTTACTCTGAAAATTAAACATTCATTGCAGGCAAAAGAGATCGAATTTTCGCATCTTGGTTACCTGAATGCTCATTTCGAGGCTACGGATAATGTGGAAGGGGTAACTATTTTCATGGAGCCAACATCTAAATTGCTGACCGAGGTAACAGTAAGACCCGACAATGCACGCCGCTTAGTGGAGGAGGCGATTGACCGTATCGGCGATAACTATAGCAAGAAGCCTGATCTCTTTTCGGCATTCTACCGCGAAACTGTTCAGAAAGGACGTCGTTACATTCAGGTGGCTGAAGCTGTGATCAATGTGTATAAGACCGGTTATACCCAGGGAATTGATCGAGACAGGGTGCGTATCTTTAGAGGGAGGAAGCTATTGTCGCCGCAAAAGAACGACACCTTGGCTGTGAAGCTGATGGGTGGCCCTTATTTTGCTGTATTACTGGATGTGGTGAAAAATCCTGATATACTGCTGGATAAAGAGACGCTGGGAATGTATGACTTCACAATGGAAGAGCCGGTTTCGATCAATAACCGACTGCAATATGTGATCAGTTTCAAACCTCGTGTGACAATGCCTTATGCCCTCTATTACGGCTATTTCTACATTGACCGTGAAACGCTCGCATTTACCCAGATCTCTTTCAACCTTGACATGTCCGACCTGAACAAGGCTACGGAAGTAATGTTGGTAAAGAAACCTTTCGGACTGCATTTCAGGCCTTATGAGTTTTCGTTTCTGGTCACTTACAAACAGGATCAGGGAGTCAGTTACCTGAATTATATCCGTACGGAAGCTGTCTTTAAGTGCGACTGGAAGCGCCGACTCTTCTCAAGTAAATACACGGTGGTGTCGGAAATGGTGATGACCGACCGCGATGATAGAGACGTGAAACCGTTCCCGTTTAGGGAAGCATTTACCAAGAACGAGGCATTTAGTGACAAAGTAGGGGCTTTCTTCGATCCCGATTTTTGGGGAGCTTACAATATTATCGAACCCACTGAATCGCTCGAGAACGCCGTAAGCAAGCTGAAAAAAGCAGTTTTAAAGAACAGTGAGACAAAAAAATAG
- a CDS encoding DUF5320 family protein encodes MPHMNGTGPEGKGKQTGRNLGACHRDTAGEETSYHLGTGMGMRRKSGNGTGKGKRLKSAGNLY; translated from the coding sequence ATGCCTCACATGAACGGAACAGGTCCTGAAGGAAAGGGAAAACAAACAGGACGCAATTTAGGAGCATGTCATCGTGACACAGCTGGAGAAGAAACTTCATACCATCTTGGCACCGGTATGGGCATGCGACGTAAATCAGGAAACGGCACCGGAAAAGGAAAACGCTTAAAAAGCGCTGGTAACCTGTACTAA
- a CDS encoding acyl-CoA thioesterase — protein MITYNYQFRVAYPDTDQMGTMHHANYVKYYELARWELLRNIGVSYDSVEKQGVMCPVITMHFRFIKPTRYDELLTVKTTLKKLKGVRMWFTYELFNEKNELINEAETELAFVGRDNWKPCPPPDFLVKAIQAKTGSDK, from the coding sequence ATGATTACCTACAACTATCAATTCCGGGTAGCGTATCCCGACACTGACCAGATGGGAACCATGCATCATGCCAACTATGTAAAATATTATGAATTAGCCCGCTGGGAACTATTGAGAAATATCGGCGTCTCTTACGATTCCGTAGAAAAACAGGGAGTCATGTGTCCTGTGATTACGATGCACTTCCGATTTATCAAACCTACCCGGTATGATGAGCTGTTAACCGTAAAGACCACCCTGAAAAAACTGAAAGGCGTACGTATGTGGTTTACTTATGAGCTTTTCAACGAAAAGAATGAACTGATTAATGAAGCAGAAACCGAACTCGCTTTCGTGGGACGCGACAACTGGAAGCCCTGTCCTCCTCCCGACTTTCTCGTAAAAGCCATTCAGGCAAAAACCGGATCTGACAAATGA
- a CDS encoding C-GCAxxG-C-C family protein, with product MNKDEIPARVARAVEIFESGYTCSQAVLMAYADVYKLDMETAASIATSFGGGMGRLREVCGAVSGMFMVLGLHYPSTDVSNKKAKIANYEAVQRTAKRFQQEMGSYICADLLKIKRQPDKITPSDRNAHYYALRPCSRCVAVAATILGEEIASESE from the coding sequence ATGAATAAAGATGAAATACCTGCACGGGTTGCACGCGCAGTTGAGATTTTTGAAAGCGGCTATACCTGTTCCCAGGCTGTTTTGATGGCCTATGCTGATGTCTATAAACTGGATATGGAAACAGCCGCAAGCATCGCCACCTCATTTGGTGGCGGTATGGGAAGATTGCGCGAAGTGTGCGGAGCAGTAAGCGGAATGTTTATGGTGTTGGGATTGCATTATCCCTCGACGGATGTCAGCAACAAAAAAGCCAAGATTGCCAATTATGAAGCAGTGCAACGCACAGCCAAAAGATTTCAACAGGAGATGGGATCTTACATTTGCGCCGATCTATTGAAAATAAAACGCCAACCGGACAAAATCACGCCTTCCGATCGTAATGCTCATTATTATGCACTCCGTCCATGCAGCCGGTGCGTTGCTGTGGCAGCTACTATTCTAGGCGAAGAGATTGCATCGGAAAGTGAGTGA